A single window of Methylocella tundrae DNA harbors:
- a CDS encoding FkbM family methyltransferase, translating into MESDRLKNTSAGPLNSDQAGPSTFQALPTPPVPASVTDGMMALKYRQILDLAAEKLLAFIKRRRPPIHWVSQCGQDRFVVEKIFRRKRQGFFLEIGGGDGRYLSNTLVLETFFDWSGILVEPTDAFDSMIKNRPKANCERATIAGSRKTVRMLEVQDNGQVAINPDAATGNTLLSVMEDIDDAGSGFQPPSFGTIQKSYLVETITLDDLLTKWNAPSTIDYFSFDVEGAEFEILQAFPFDKWKFNCIGVERPSAELDQLLVANKYFLIREGFPLDWFYLHRDFLDQWFETLS; encoded by the coding sequence ATGGAATCAGATCGACTCAAAAATACCTCCGCGGGTCCGTTGAATTCGGATCAAGCCGGGCCATCGACGTTCCAGGCGCTTCCCACCCCTCCGGTGCCCGCAAGCGTGACCGATGGTATGATGGCTTTGAAATATAGACAGATTTTAGATCTCGCGGCGGAAAAGTTGCTGGCTTTCATCAAACGGCGTCGCCCTCCAATTCATTGGGTCAGCCAATGTGGTCAGGATCGGTTTGTAGTAGAGAAGATTTTTCGCCGAAAGAGACAAGGATTTTTTCTTGAAATTGGCGGCGGCGACGGTCGGTATCTTTCCAACACGCTGGTTCTGGAAACTTTTTTTGATTGGTCGGGCATACTCGTCGAGCCGACCGACGCCTTTGATTCCATGATCAAAAATCGCCCGAAAGCGAACTGTGAACGGGCGACCATCGCCGGCAGCCGCAAAACGGTTCGTATGTTGGAAGTACAGGATAATGGCCAGGTGGCGATCAATCCTGACGCGGCCACTGGAAATACGCTTTTGTCCGTCATGGAGGATATTGATGACGCCGGATCGGGCTTCCAGCCTCCCTCCTTCGGTACGATTCAAAAGAGTTATCTTGTCGAGACAATCACGCTCGATGATTTGCTGACGAAATGGAACGCTCCAAGCACGATCGACTACTTCAGTTTCGACGTCGAAGGGGCCGAATTTGAAATTCTACAGGCGTTTCCCTTCGATAAATGGAAATTCAACTGCATCGGCGTCGAGAGACCTTCCGCCGAGCTTGACCAACTGCTTGTCGCCAACAAATATTTCCTGATCCGCGAGGGTTTCCCGCTGGACTGGTTCTACTTGCATCGGGATTTTCTGGATCAATGGTTCGAAACGCTGAGCTAA
- a CDS encoding glycosyltransferase, with the protein MQFNIVTPVLNGEQFINETILSVVTQAGPFSVRYHLQDGGSTDSTIKLLAAWQARLANDFPINCKGIEFSFVSEGDRGLYDAVNRGFAACGNADAMSWINADDRLEPGALATVARVFETNPDVDWVTGRPTVIAEGGEVLHMSPIIAFPRKAVAAGIFDGRFARPFIQQEGTFWRPKLWDEVGGLNAKFRLAGDFDLWRRFAKRADLVIIDAILGCFRMRSGQLSENRVSYHAEIDASMQPAEKELRSRASRLYRARRFSYPVIFWRDGRWMRECWPMAVMPCFGGKGFGMEHWRLRISGLLFGGGLPD; encoded by the coding sequence ATGCAATTTAATATTGTGACGCCTGTGCTTAACGGAGAGCAATTCATCAATGAAACTATCTTGAGCGTGGTGACTCAAGCGGGTCCATTCTCGGTGCGGTATCATCTGCAAGACGGCGGATCAACGGATTCAACGATCAAATTATTGGCGGCGTGGCAAGCCCGCCTTGCAAATGACTTTCCAATCAATTGCAAAGGCATCGAATTTTCTTTTGTCAGCGAAGGTGATCGTGGTCTCTATGACGCCGTGAACCGCGGCTTCGCCGCCTGCGGCAATGCGGATGCGATGAGCTGGATCAATGCCGACGACCGCCTGGAGCCGGGAGCTTTGGCTACCGTCGCGCGGGTATTCGAGACTAATCCGGACGTCGATTGGGTGACGGGACGTCCGACGGTCATCGCCGAAGGGGGCGAGGTGTTGCACATGTCACCGATCATAGCCTTCCCGCGAAAAGCAGTGGCCGCCGGAATCTTCGACGGCCGTTTCGCTCGACCTTTCATCCAGCAGGAAGGCACGTTCTGGCGCCCGAAGCTATGGGACGAGGTCGGCGGCCTCAACGCCAAATTCCGTTTGGCCGGCGATTTCGACCTGTGGCGGCGCTTCGCAAAGCGCGCCGATCTCGTGATCATAGACGCAATTTTAGGGTGCTTTCGGATGCGATCCGGACAGCTCTCGGAAAATCGGGTCTCTTATCACGCCGAAATCGACGCTTCGATGCAACCGGCCGAGAAGGAGTTGCGCAGCAGAGCCTCCCGTCTGTACCGGGCGCGCCGATTTTCATATCCGGTCATATTTTGGCGTGACGGCAGATGGATGCGGGAATGCTGGCCCATGGCCGTCATGCCCTGTTTTGGCGGCAAGGGCTTTGGAATGGAGCATTGGCGTCTGCGGATCTCGGGACTGTTATTCGGCGGCGGTTTACCCGACTGA
- the mdoH gene encoding glucans biosynthesis glucosyltransferase MdoH — protein sequence MDALTKAEAALRQPRVTELSVGSLFPCMPPEAPLEMPTQSLSEFDPASRRKQTRRSPWAGVLLARLFIFGGGFALTAYGAYEMYEVVAVGGVTLLEWALVILFVATFSWIALAFTNAIAGFFWLLFLAPKPPALPASLRERTAIVMPIYNEAPARIFSALQAMYEDVETSGVGASFDWFFLSDTTDPDVFLAEEQAFISLRQRLGLTGQIYYRHRPKNTNRKAGNIEDFVTRWGGRYEHMVVLDADSLMTGRSIVALAAAMEDDPDSGIIQTLPLIINRNTLFARVQQFAARIYGPVIAAGVSVWMGREGNYWGHNAIIRTTAFAAHCGLPALRGRPPFGGHILSHDFVEAALILRAGYAVYMLPTLGGSFEESPPSLIDLSARDRRWCQGNLQHLRVLPAKGFRLASRQHFVTGIMAYVSSPLWMLQLFVGIMLVLQASYIRPEYFTSEFTLFPAWPRFDAARSLSLFALTMTILLLPKFFGLLLALIQGRTRRGSGGAVRLVLSTLFEIIMSALLAPSMMLIQAGHVMHFVFGFDTGWDPQRRDDGSIPFKAIVRRHRSHVAMGVITLIAGFLISPSLVAWMSPTIFGLILAIFLSWSTGLLNVGLAFRRAGLLLTPEEQSKPPLVARANDLAQQIEGESAEDGSRLAALSDDAKFWALHVAWLPGGQSRRTGDISPEWALAEAKVNQAETFDEALSWLKPKERMALLQDRRLLERLLGLPRSRSMPEALSSVG from the coding sequence ATGGACGCCCTGACCAAGGCCGAAGCGGCGTTGCGGCAGCCGCGCGTGACGGAATTGTCCGTCGGCTCTCTATTTCCCTGCATGCCGCCGGAAGCGCCGCTGGAGATGCCGACGCAGAGCCTGTCGGAATTCGATCCCGCGAGCCGGCGCAAACAGACCAGGCGCTCCCCGTGGGCGGGCGTGCTGCTGGCGCGACTGTTCATCTTCGGCGGCGGTTTCGCGCTGACGGCCTATGGCGCCTACGAAATGTACGAAGTCGTCGCCGTCGGCGGGGTGACGCTGCTCGAGTGGGCGCTGGTGATCCTCTTCGTCGCCACCTTTTCCTGGATCGCGCTCGCTTTCACCAATGCGATCGCCGGCTTCTTCTGGCTATTGTTTCTCGCCCCCAAGCCGCCCGCTCTTCCGGCCTCCTTGCGTGAGCGCACGGCGATCGTCATGCCGATCTACAATGAGGCGCCGGCGCGCATATTCAGCGCCCTGCAGGCGATGTACGAGGATGTCGAAACCTCAGGGGTCGGAGCCTCTTTCGACTGGTTCTTCCTGTCGGACACCACCGATCCCGACGTATTCCTCGCCGAGGAGCAGGCGTTTATCTCCCTCCGGCAAAGGCTCGGCCTGACGGGGCAGATCTATTACCGGCACCGGCCGAAAAACACCAACCGGAAAGCCGGCAACATCGAGGATTTTGTCACCCGCTGGGGCGGCCGCTATGAGCATATGGTCGTTCTCGACGCCGACAGCCTGATGACCGGCCGGTCTATTGTCGCGCTCGCCGCGGCGATGGAGGATGATCCCGACTCGGGGATCATTCAAACGCTGCCGCTCATCATCAATCGCAACACCCTTTTCGCCCGCGTTCAGCAATTCGCGGCCAGGATCTATGGCCCCGTGATCGCCGCCGGCGTATCCGTCTGGATGGGGCGCGAAGGCAATTATTGGGGCCACAATGCCATCATCCGCACCACGGCTTTCGCCGCCCATTGCGGCTTGCCGGCGCTCCGCGGGCGGCCTCCCTTCGGCGGTCATATCCTCAGTCATGATTTCGTCGAAGCGGCCTTGATCCTGCGCGCCGGATACGCTGTGTACATGCTGCCGACGCTGGGCGGCAGTTTCGAGGAGAGCCCTCCTTCTCTCATCGATCTCTCCGCGCGCGACCGGCGCTGGTGCCAGGGCAATCTTCAGCATCTGCGCGTGCTGCCAGCGAAAGGATTTCGTCTCGCGTCGCGACAGCATTTCGTCACCGGCATCATGGCCTATGTGTCGTCGCCGCTGTGGATGCTGCAACTGTTCGTCGGCATCATGCTGGTGCTTCAGGCGAGCTACATCCGTCCTGAGTATTTCACCAGCGAATTCACTCTGTTTCCGGCGTGGCCGCGGTTCGACGCCGCGCGGTCTCTCAGCCTCTTTGCGCTGACCATGACGATACTGCTGCTGCCGAAGTTTTTCGGCCTGCTGCTCGCCCTTATCCAGGGCCGCACCCGGCGCGGCAGCGGCGGGGCCGTGAGGCTCGTGCTCTCGACGCTCTTTGAGATCATCATGTCAGCCCTGCTGGCGCCCAGCATGATGCTGATTCAGGCGGGTCACGTCATGCATTTCGTGTTTGGCTTCGACACGGGCTGGGATCCGCAACGGCGCGATGACGGCTCCATTCCCTTCAAGGCGATCGTCAGGCGTCACCGCTCCCACGTCGCCATGGGCGTCATCACCCTGATCGCCGGGTTCCTGATCTCTCCGTCTCTCGTCGCCTGGATGTCGCCGACGATTTTCGGCCTCATATTGGCGATTTTCTTGTCCTGGTCGACGGGACTTTTGAACGTTGGCCTTGCGTTCCGCCGGGCCGGCCTGCTTTTGACTCCGGAGGAGCAATCGAAGCCGCCGCTGGTCGCCCGCGCCAATGATCTGGCGCAACAGATCGAGGGCGAGTCCGCCGAAGACGGGTCTCGGCTGGCCGCGCTTTCAGACGACGCGAAATTCTGGGCGCTTCACGTCGCTTGGCTCCCGGGCGGACAAAGCCGCAGAACCGGCGACATATCGCCGGAATGGGCGCTCGCCGAAGCAAAGGTCAACCAGGCGGAGACATTTGATGAAGCTCTGTCCTGGCTGAAACCGAAAGAGCGCATGGCGCTTCTCCAGGACCGCAGGCTGCTGGAGCGCCTGTTGGGTCTGCCGCGAAGCCGTTCCATGCCTGAGGCTCTATCCTCAGTCGGGTAA
- a CDS encoding glucan biosynthesis protein: protein MVHRRDVLRLALGALAGAVETGAYADAASPPSTGFPLGAPTPFDPAMVTDAARALAKQPYKALPQDLPDAFKTLTYDQYVSIHLRPSATIWANDNIGFALEPLHRGFAFSTPMQINLVADGQARRLAYDAALFDFGKVTPPANLGDIGFSGFRVLAPLEHGGFFELATFQGASFFRAVARGQEPGTMARALSIKTADPRGEEFPAIRSVWIERPTLAGNTLVIHAIIDSESVSGAYRFTVHPGEATIIDTECTLFARAALDHYGIATMSATHLSGSIDKTRLDDLRPEVGEIDGLQMLTGKGEWLWRPVSNPATLQISTFIDENPRGFGFLQRDRDFDHYQDDDQHWENRPSLWIEPIGDWSFGGVQLIEIPSESDVNDNIIAYWRPKQPLNAGSDISFAYRQFWCKVPPERPPLATVSLSRSGRGSSAKRRRFLVEFSGEALSQIKSPEDIWPNLSASPGSIVSVRTFMSADKMTYRVLFELDPGGETFSELRLVLESHQKPISETWIYRWTP, encoded by the coding sequence ATGGTCCATCGGCGGGACGTTTTGAGACTTGCGCTCGGCGCCTTGGCGGGAGCGGTCGAGACGGGCGCCTACGCTGATGCCGCTTCGCCTCCTTCCACGGGCTTCCCTTTGGGAGCGCCGACGCCGTTCGATCCCGCGATGGTGACGGACGCCGCAAGAGCCCTCGCGAAACAGCCCTATAAAGCCCTGCCGCAAGATCTCCCAGACGCGTTCAAGACCTTGACCTATGATCAGTATGTCTCGATCCATCTGCGCCCGAGCGCGACGATCTGGGCCAATGACAATATCGGCTTCGCCCTTGAGCCCTTGCATCGCGGCTTCGCCTTTTCGACGCCGATGCAGATCAATCTCGTCGCCGACGGCCAGGCCCGCCGTCTGGCGTATGACGCCGCCCTGTTCGATTTTGGCAAGGTGACGCCGCCCGCCAACCTCGGGGACATCGGGTTTTCCGGGTTTCGCGTGCTGGCGCCGCTGGAGCACGGCGGCTTCTTCGAGCTGGCGACCTTCCAGGGGGCGAGTTTTTTTCGCGCGGTGGCTCGTGGCCAGGAGCCCGGCACGATGGCGCGCGCCCTCTCGATCAAGACGGCGGATCCGCGCGGCGAGGAATTTCCGGCGATCAGGAGCGTCTGGATCGAGCGCCCGACACTGGCCGGCAATACGCTCGTCATCCACGCCATCATCGATTCGGAAAGCGTGAGCGGCGCCTATCGCTTCACCGTGCATCCGGGCGAGGCGACAATCATTGACACAGAATGTACTTTATTCGCGCGCGCCGCCCTCGACCATTACGGCATCGCCACGATGAGCGCGACCCATCTGTCGGGCTCGATCGATAAGACAAGGCTCGACGATCTTCGTCCGGAGGTCGGCGAAATAGATGGCCTGCAAATGCTCACCGGAAAGGGCGAATGGCTTTGGCGTCCGGTTTCGAATCCGGCCACGCTGCAAATCTCGACCTTCATTGATGAAAACCCGCGCGGATTCGGTTTCCTGCAACGCGATCGCGACTTCGATCACTATCAAGATGACGATCAGCACTGGGAGAACCGCCCGTCCCTGTGGATCGAGCCGATTGGCGACTGGTCCTTCGGAGGCGTGCAACTCATAGAGATTCCGTCTGAATCCGATGTGAACGACAATATCATCGCTTATTGGCGGCCGAAGCAGCCGCTAAACGCCGGGAGCGACATCTCTTTCGCCTACAGGCAGTTCTGGTGCAAGGTTCCGCCGGAACGTCCGCCGCTTGCAACCGTCTCGCTGTCGCGCTCAGGGCGAGGCTCAAGCGCGAAACGGCGCCGCTTTCTGGTCGAATTTTCCGGCGAAGCTTTGAGTCAGATCAAAAGCCCGGAAGACATCTGGCCGAATTTGAGCGCCTCGCCCGGATCCATCGTTTCGGTTCGAACGTTCATGTCTGCGGACAAGATGACCTACAGGGTTTTGTTTGAACTCGATCCCGGCGGCGAAACCTTTTCCGAGCTGCGCCTCGTCCTCGAGTCGCATCAAAAGCCAATCAGCGAGACATGGATTTACCGATGGACGCCCTGA
- the glmU gene encoding bifunctional UDP-N-acetylglucosamine diphosphorylase/glucosamine-1-phosphate N-acetyltransferase GlmU, producing the protein MALASNRNSAASFPGRTCLAVILAAGDGTRMRSTRPKALHKVAGRSMVGHVLSAVVEAEADRIVVVVAPTHGAIEAEAKTIARDAEAVIQTERRGTAHAVLAAREAIAFGYDDILVAFADTPLVRPETFALMRKALADGESAIVALGFEAKDPTGYGRLILKDGGLEAIREERDASAEERKLTTCNAGLMGVSGRHALDLIEAIGCENSQKEYYLTDIVAIARERKLAACALIVSEEEVLGVNDRTQLAAAEALFQARLRESALDAGVTLVDPSSVTLAFDTALAQDVTIEPNVVFGPGVAVGAGAVIRSFSHVEGATIGENATIGPFARLRPGATLMRDVHIGNFVEVKASEVGAGAKINHLSYIGDASIGAKTNIGAGTITCNYDGFGKFRTEIGEGAFIGSHTSLVAPVKIGDGAYIGTGSVITKDVSADSLVIARERQIEKPGWAIGFREKNRK; encoded by the coding sequence ATGGCTCTTGCTTCTAACCGAAACTCCGCCGCAAGCTTTCCAGGCCGGACTTGCCTCGCCGTCATTCTTGCCGCCGGCGATGGAACGCGCATGCGCTCCACACGTCCCAAAGCGCTGCATAAGGTTGCGGGACGGTCCATGGTGGGCCATGTCCTTTCGGCGGTCGTTGAAGCCGAAGCCGACCGTATCGTCGTGGTCGTTGCGCCAACTCACGGCGCAATCGAAGCCGAGGCTAAGACGATCGCACGCGACGCCGAGGCCGTCATCCAGACCGAGCGGCGCGGCACCGCCCACGCCGTGCTCGCCGCGCGCGAGGCGATCGCCTTCGGCTACGACGACATACTCGTCGCCTTCGCGGACACACCCCTTGTGCGGCCAGAGACGTTCGCGCTGATGCGCAAGGCGCTGGCTGACGGCGAAAGCGCGATCGTCGCTTTAGGGTTCGAGGCGAAGGATCCGACAGGCTATGGCCGGCTGATCTTGAAGGACGGCGGCCTGGAGGCGATCCGCGAGGAGCGCGACGCGAGCGCTGAAGAGCGCAAGCTGACGACTTGCAACGCCGGGCTGATGGGCGTTTCCGGCCGCCACGCCCTGGACCTCATCGAGGCCATTGGCTGCGAAAATAGCCAAAAAGAATATTATCTGACGGATATCGTCGCGATAGCGCGGGAAAGAAAGCTTGCCGCCTGCGCGCTGATCGTCTCCGAGGAGGAGGTGCTCGGCGTCAACGATCGCACGCAGCTCGCGGCGGCCGAAGCGTTATTTCAAGCGCGGCTGCGCGAGAGCGCGCTGGATGCGGGAGTCACCCTCGTTGATCCTTCGAGCGTCACTCTCGCTTTCGATACGGCGCTCGCGCAGGACGTCACCATCGAGCCCAATGTCGTGTTCGGTCCGGGGGTCGCGGTCGGCGCCGGCGCCGTCATCCGTTCTTTCTCGCATGTCGAGGGGGCGACGATCGGAGAAAATGCGACCATCGGGCCTTTTGCGCGTCTGAGGCCCGGCGCCACGCTGATGCGGGACGTTCACATCGGAAATTTCGTGGAAGTCAAGGCGTCCGAGGTCGGCGCTGGCGCAAAAATCAATCATTTGAGCTATATCGGCGACGCCAGCATAGGCGCTAAAACGAATATTGGCGCCGGAACGATCACCTGTAATTACGATGGATTCGGCAAGTTCCGGACCGAGATCGGCGAGGGCGCATTCATCGGTTCGCACACGTCGTTGGTCGCGCCCGTCAAAATCGGCGACGGCGCTTACATCGGCACGGGCTCTGTCATCACGAAGGATGTTTCCGCTGATTCCCTGGTGATTGCGCGGGAGCGCCAGATCGAAAAGCCGGGCTGGGCCATAGGCTTTCGTGAAAAAAACAGGAAGTAA
- the glmS gene encoding glutamine--fructose-6-phosphate transaminase (isomerizing), translating into MCGIVGILGRGAVAGSLLDALRRLEYRGYDSAGIATLEAGHLTRRRASGKLRNLELRLAQEPLGGAVGIGHTRWATHGKATENNAHPHASAKVAVVHNGIIENFRQLRDELRAKGHIFSSDTDSEVIAHLVTQGLNEGFAPVDAVAASLPRLKGAFAFAMIFEGEENLLVGASKGAPLAVGFGEGERSGEMFLGSDALALAPFTDTIAYLEDGDFVALMHEAASFKDAAGLPVERRRIKTPASAFLIDKGNHRHFMAKEIYEQPEVVGRTLAHYLDMSAGRVALPFDLPVDAARLSRLTICGCGTAYIAGLMAKYWFERFALLPVEVEIASEFRYRDPPLDAGGLTILVSQSGETADTLAALRCAKAKGQKVLSIVNVASSTMARESDVVAPTLAGPEIGVASTKAFTCQLAVFAALALAIGRARGAIDGETEARLVSDLMAIPGLMAQALKCESAVEALARDIAKVRDVLYLGRGTSYPLALEGALKLKEISYIHAEGYAAGELKHGPIALVDGDMPVIVIAPTDAVIEKTVSNMQEVAARGGRLILIGDEALSHDFAGEAAASIVMPNVAPDFAALIYAVPIQLIAYHTAVVMGKDADQPRNLAKSVTVE; encoded by the coding sequence ATGTGCGGCATCGTTGGCATATTGGGGCGTGGGGCTGTCGCGGGCTCGCTTCTTGACGCGCTAAGGCGGCTCGAATACCGCGGCTATGATTCCGCCGGAATCGCCACTCTCGAAGCCGGCCATCTGACGAGGCGACGCGCCAGCGGCAAACTCAGGAATCTGGAGCTGCGTCTGGCGCAGGAGCCTCTCGGCGGCGCCGTCGGGATAGGCCACACGCGCTGGGCGACGCACGGGAAGGCGACGGAAAACAACGCCCATCCGCACGCCAGTGCGAAGGTCGCCGTCGTGCATAACGGCATTATCGAGAACTTCCGCCAATTGCGTGACGAATTGCGCGCCAAGGGCCACATATTCTCGTCCGACACAGATTCGGAAGTCATCGCCCACCTCGTGACGCAGGGCCTCAACGAGGGATTCGCGCCGGTCGACGCGGTCGCCGCCAGCCTGCCGCGCCTCAAAGGCGCCTTCGCTTTCGCCATGATTTTCGAAGGCGAGGAAAACCTTTTGGTCGGCGCCAGCAAGGGCGCTCCCCTTGCAGTGGGCTTTGGCGAAGGAGAGCGCAGCGGCGAGATGTTCCTTGGCTCGGACGCGCTGGCGCTGGCGCCTTTCACCGACACGATCGCCTATCTCGAGGATGGCGATTTCGTCGCGCTGATGCACGAAGCCGCTTCCTTCAAGGACGCGGCGGGGCTGCCCGTCGAACGGCGCAGGATCAAGACGCCGGCCTCGGCTTTCCTGATCGACAAAGGCAACCACCGCCATTTCATGGCGAAGGAAATTTATGAGCAGCCCGAGGTCGTCGGACGCACGCTCGCGCACTATCTCGACATGTCCGCGGGGCGCGTCGCGCTGCCTTTCGATCTGCCTGTCGACGCGGCGCGCCTGTCGCGCCTGACGATCTGCGGTTGCGGCACCGCTTATATCGCGGGACTGATGGCGAAATATTGGTTCGAGCGTTTCGCCCTGCTGCCGGTCGAGGTCGAGATCGCCTCGGAATTTCGCTATCGCGATCCGCCGCTCGACGCCGGCGGCCTGACGATACTCGTCTCGCAATCAGGCGAAACCGCCGACACGCTCGCCGCATTGCGCTGCGCCAAGGCGAAAGGGCAAAAGGTCCTCTCGATCGTCAATGTCGCGAGCTCCACCATGGCGCGCGAAAGCGACGTCGTGGCGCCAACGCTCGCAGGCCCAGAAATAGGTGTCGCATCGACGAAAGCCTTCACCTGCCAGTTGGCTGTTTTCGCGGCGCTGGCGCTCGCCATCGGACGCGCCCGAGGAGCCATCGACGGCGAGACCGAAGCGCGGCTTGTCAGCGATCTCATGGCGATCCCGGGGCTGATGGCGCAGGCGCTGAAATGCGAGAGCGCGGTCGAGGCTTTGGCGCGCGACATAGCCAAAGTGCGCGACGTGCTCTACCTCGGCCGCGGCACGTCCTATCCGCTCGCCCTCGAGGGAGCGCTAAAGCTCAAGGAGATCTCCTATATTCATGCGGAAGGCTATGCCGCCGGCGAACTCAAACATGGGCCCATCGCGCTGGTCGACGGCGACATGCCAGTGATTGTCATCGCACCCACGGACGCGGTGATCGAAAAAACGGTTTCCAACATGCAGGAGGTGGCAGCGAGGGGAGGGCGCCTCATCCTTATCGGCGACGAGGCTCTGTCACATGATTTCGCCGGCGAAGCCGCGGCGTCGATCGTCATGCCGAACGTCGCGCCCGACTTCGCGGCCTTGATCTACGCCGTGCCGATCCAATTGATCGCCTACCATACGGCGGTGGTCATGGGTAAGGACGCGGACCAGCCGCGCAACCTCGCCAAAAGCGTGACGGTGGAGTAA